From Bactrocera oleae isolate idBacOlea1 chromosome 4, idBacOlea1, whole genome shotgun sequence:
TTAAGTTAATAACCCGATTTAAAGTTCCAAAACTTAAAAGTACAAGTGACTAAAACTAATAAAGCCACTGCTCCGTCCTCTTATAATTCTTGTATGAACCTTGTCACTATACACTTTATTTCTCACTCAGCTCTCACATTCTTTCTATACTAACGCTACTCTAACAAATTTAGTCCCTACCTATATTTGGTTTGCCTATTATTTAGTAACCAATTTAGCatagtttagtttttgttttttttttatctcccTTTTAGAGAAATAAACTCATTCATCACGCCTActcatttcagttttttttttatttttatttgtggttGGTATCCGCTCTAATATTTGGAAACTCAACAAACTTTATTTCATGTGCTTATTCTAAGCTTTAAGTATCACTTTGCTTATGACAGTATGCTTGAGGAAAtcatttttcttaataaattttcCAGAAAAATAGAAGAGACAGTTACTTTGAAGAaagcgaaataaatatttataaaatgtgaaAAGTGTAGAGTAAAGACGCACTGTGAGGAATTAAATTAAGCTTAGTGTTATTCAATTTTAGGAGTGTGAATATAGTTTAGGCCCATGGTATTGTAACTTCTAAAAATGCTTAAGATATTGTATTTTGGAAAGTTCTATAACTCAATCAATATAATCTCTCTGAATTGATTGCTCTTTTTGTTTCTGGTTAtcttaaagcttttaaaattttcggaaGATATTATTATCAAGCAAAAGATAGAACACATATCAGTCTTTTAATATTATGATAATGAAATGCGAGTACATTTTCGATACCCTGCAGTTTGAAGAAGTAGACAGAAGTCTTTCAATCACTTAACGCGGATCTCCTCACATAAAAGCTCTTAAaaagtacttatatatatacaaatgattgaAGTTTAAACGACATAAGAATTCagataaaaatgataaagattTTATGGAGTTCGTGCTCAAATAATGCTATTAGAAAAAGTTGTGAGATTCTACTTTCAGCTTTAacgtttttataacttttagcTGACTTCGCTGGCAAATTATTTCTCTCTTTCCTTTATTCTTGCTAACGTTTTTGGGGAAAATAATATAAGTCTATAGCCAAAGGCGATGTCTCAAAAGCATACAAAGTCTTTGAAGTTACAAAAAATCTGCAATAACTAAGTCTGAAATAAGTTAGAGTTGAAATACCTCAACAAAACTGAAAAGCTCACGAAAAATTCGGAAATCTCATCTGTCTCTCGGTATTGGAGAAAAAAGCGGCATAGCAGTTTCTTATTTACAAGTCAAGCGAAAGGCAAAGTCAGGAAGAGGGTAAAAAGAATTCTCTATATTTTCTTACCCTCATCGCTTGCTTATGTTCAGTACTATCTTCGAACAGTCATTCCCAAATCATATTAGTCATTACTCTTAGGAGAAAAAACATATTGAAGAAACAATAGAAAGAAGAgaactaaaaaattttgcacaaattagCGTTATTAATTTACAAGTACTCTGAACAAGAACAAACAAATTTCTTATGCCGAACATTATGTGACAACATCATTACTAATTATCATCGATGATAAGATATTGGCGCAACAACACTTCAACAGCGATCACGAAAGCATAAAAGAGTGCGCCGCATTCACGAAGTAAAACTTAAAAGTTGTAGCTATGCTAGACAGAACAATTTTCGCGCTATTTCTACTGATCGCCTTGAGTGCAGTGCTGGTGCAATGCGAAAAGAACGCAACCGTCAGTTTTTTGCCGCTTAAGAAAGCCGGTCATTGCAATGTTGAGAAGTGTCAGTTGCCAAATTGCCGTTGTTCGGGCCTACGTTTGCCCAGTGCCGACTTCAAGGAGCATGTAAAGGAAATACCACAGGTGATTGCCGGAGAAAATACGTGAACATTTCTGAAATTTTAACAGaacattgtttttatttgcacCATAAAACATCCAGCTCATTACAGTGACGTTCGATGATGCTGTGAATGTCATTAACTACGAGCAGTATCAGAAACTCTTCGATGGACTCGTAAATCCGGATAACTGCAGTGTGCGCGGCACCTTCTACGTCTCCCATGAGTACACCGATTATACGCTGGTGAATGCGCTCTACCAACAAGGTCACGAGATAGCGCTGCATTCGGTTACGCATGGTTCCGGCACGGACTACTGGCGTGAGGCGGATGTGGAACGTCTGTTGGCTGAGTTTGGTCAACAAATTGATATGTTGGTGAAATTCGCGAAAATGAAGCGTAAACTTATACGTGGTATGCGTCAGCCGTTCCTGCAAATTTCCGGAAATAATACCTATGAGGCTGCTAAGCGTTTAGGACTGCTGTACGATAGCTCATGGCCATCACAGCGCAGTCCTGTCATGTGGCCCTACACGCTCGACTATCGTTCAATACAAGATTGCCACATTGGTCCATGCCCAAATGCCGCGATTCCAGGTTTTTGGGTCAGTCCGATGGTCACTTGGTTTGACACTGCCGGCTACAGTTGTGCAATGATTGATGGCTGCGTATTTCCACCGAAGGATGAAGTAGACGCTTTATTCGAATGGATGGTAGAGAACTTTAAAAGGCATTATGATGGTAATCGTGCTCCATTTGGTATGTATCTGCATGCGGCTTGGTTCCAGCGTGGACGGCATTATTTTGAGGCTTTCAGAAAGTGAGTAGCAGGTTTGGGAGATTGAAGTAATCTTGTATTGATTTCGTTGTCTTAGGGGTTTGTTTATACGCGTTGCCTTCCAATCAAATTCTTCGTCGTCACGTCTGACGGATTCTGTTCTCTCTTTCACAAGCGTTAAGCTCTTCTTTTTTCGGCTAACCTAGTAGGTGGACTCCCTAATTAAGAAAGTagtttaa
This genomic window contains:
- the Cda9 gene encoding LOW QUALITY PROTEIN: chitin deacetylase 7 (The sequence of the model RefSeq protein was modified relative to this genomic sequence to represent the inferred CDS: inserted 1 base in 1 codon): MLDRTIFALFLLIALSAVLVQCEKNATVSFLPLKKAGHCNVEKCQLPNCRCSGLRLPSADFKEHVKEIPQLITVTFDDAVNVINYEQYQKLFDGLVNPDNCSVRGTFYVSHEYTDYTLVNALYQQGHEIALHSVTHGSGTDYWREADVERLLAEFGQQIDMLVKFAKMKRKLIRGMRQPFLQISGNNTYEAAKRLGLLYDSSWPSQRSPVMWPYTLDYRSIQDCHIGPCPNAAIPGFWVSPMVTWFDTAGYSCAMIDGCVFPPKDEVDALFEWMVENFKRHYDGNRAPFGMYLHAAWFQRGRHYFEAFRKFLLYVNTLPDVYLTTASGVIHYMKHPTLGKPFPGCPKKPNTTCXKRNCGLRKMETGEIRYLNVCDTCPSVYPWLGNPLGQTEYY